In Oryza sativa Japonica Group chromosome 2, ASM3414082v1, the following are encoded in one genomic region:
- the LOC107277492 gene encoding protein POLARALIZATION DURING ASYMMETRIC DIVISION AND REDISTRIBUTION, translating to MASSPAIGAREKKLVRISDFLLLHDDSDGAGGADHELLRRRRRRRRRQEDEEEEVVAAAAAQVASPPSPGTPRLRIPGFTCARLRFVSFRGGRGGRRDGGRKEELAAEKSEAASSSADEASGREVAAGSGSGSGASSSAATATTTEAAAGLGLSLLFLLARTSAELNKMAEVRAQMEALLSEMRDEAAICKRNIAAAARRELRTTSSSSSSISTRLASGYSSNTSSAGRAASSPAANGEVEIKKPLQEEEWSDDGEFIELEGGFGFVAGGDEEDGGSGGGGVSGVELERRLREVQHERDRERVAELESALRRAERRLMEKEMEARLWKDTAELALQRPPPPPLAGGRQ from the exons ATGGCGTCGTCGCCCGCCATTGGCGCGCGCGAGAAGAAGCTCGTCAGGATCTCGGATTTCCTACTCCTCCACGACGACAGCGACGGTGCAGGCGGCGCCGACCAcgagctgctgcggcggcggcgtcgtcgtcgtcgtcgtcaggaggatgaggaggaggaggttgtggcggcggcggcggcgcaggtggcCTCGCCTCCTTCGCCGGGGACGCCGCGGCTGCGGATCCCGGGCTTCACGTGCGCGCGCTTACGGTTCGTGAGTTTccgcggcgggaggggaggacgtcgcgacggcggccggaaggaggagctcgccgccgagaAGAGCgaggccgcgtcgtcgtcggcggatGAGGCTTCAG gacgcgaggtggcggcggggagcggcagcggcagcggcgcgtcgtcgtcggcggcgacggcgacgacgacggaggcggccgcCGGGTTGGGGCTCAGCCTGCTGTTCCTCCTGGCAAGAACGTCCGCCGAGCTCAACAAGATGGCCGAGGTGCGCGCGCAGATGGAGGCGCTCCTCAGCGAGATGAGAGACGAAGCTGCCATCTGCAAGCGcaacatcgccgccgccgcgcgccgcgagcTTCgcaccacgtcgtcgtcgtcgtcgtcgatctcgACTCGTCTCGCTTCGGGATATTCGTCGAACACCTCTAGCGCCGGCCGTGCGgcttcctcgccggcggccaacGGCGAGGTCGAGATCAAGAAGCCGCTGCAGGAAGAGGAGTGGTCGGACGACGGCGAGTTCATCGAGCTGGAGGGAGGGTTCggcttcgtcgccggcggcgacgaggaagacggcggcagcggcggcggcggggtgtcCGGCGTGGAGCTGGAGAGGAGGCTGCGCGAGGTGCAGCACGAGAGGGACAGGGAGCGGGTGGCGGAGCTGGAGTCGGCGCtgcggcgggcggagcggaggctgatggagaaggagatggaggcGCGGCTGTGGAAGGACACGGCGGAGCTCGCGCtgcagcggccgccgccgccgccgctcgccggcggccggcagtGA
- the LOC4328514 gene encoding ubiquitin fusion degradation protein 1 homolog, which yields MYFEGYGYRGSTFEQTYRCYPASFIDKPQLETGDKIIMPPSALDRLASLHIEYPMLFEVHNAAAERTSHCGVLEFIAEEGMIYMPYWMMQNLLLTEGDMVFIKNANLPKGTYVKLQPHTTDFLDISNPKAILEKTLRNYSCLTTGDSIMVAYNNKKYYIDIVETKPSNAISIIETDCEVDFAPPLDYKEPERQKAAVPPSTAPTAEEAAEEEPKFIPFTGPGRRLDGKAPKDKDVSASSPAKRQANATNSVQPSTASTSQSSSSRKTTEKLVFGPGGNRTSKETEKVPEKEPKEDPKKDEPKFSAFTGRKYSLKG from the exons ATG TATTTCGAAGGCTATGGCTACCGTGGAAGTACCTTCGAGCAGACATATCGCTGCTACCCTGCGTCTTTCATTGACAAG CCTCAGCTTGAAACTGGTGACAAAA ttATTATGCCACCTTCTGCTCTGGATCGTCTAG CATCTCTGCATATTGAATATCCTATGCTATTTGAAGTCCACAACGCGGCAGCAGAACGGACTTCACACTGTGGTGTCCTGGAGTTCATTGCAGAAGAAGGCATGATCTACATGCCATATTGG ATGATGCAAAATCTTCTTCTAACAGAGGGGGATATGGTGTTCATAAAAAATGCCAATCTCCCTAAAGGAACATATGTGAAGCTGCAGCCTCACACAACAGACTTCTTAGACATTTCAAACCCAAAAGCAAT CTTGGAGAAAACATTGCGGAATTACTCTTGTCTAACCACTGGTGACAGCATTATGGTAGCATATAATAACAAGAAATACTACATTGATATAGTGGAAACAAAGCCTTCCAATGCTATCAGTATTATTGAGACCGACTGTGAAGTCGACTTTGCTCCACCACTTGACTATAAAGAACCTGAGCGACAAAAAGCTGCTGTTCCTCCAAGTACAGCGCCTACTGCTG AAGAGGCAGCTGAAGAAGAACCAAAGTTCATCCCCTTTACTGGACCTGGGAGGCGTCTGGATGGGAAGGCTCCTAAAGATAAGGATGTATCAGCTTCATCCCCTGCAAAACGGCAAGCTAATGCAACAAACAGCGTGCAGCCCTCAACAGCGTCCACATCACAGAGCAGTTCATCTCGTAAAACCACGGAAAAGCTTGTTTTTGGCCCTGGTGGGAACCGCACATCTAAGGAAACAGAAAAG GTGCCTGAAAAGGAACCGAAGGAGGATCCCAAGAAAGATGAACCGAAATTCTCAGCTTTTACAGGAAGGAAATACTCATTGAAGGGCTGA
- the LOC4328515 gene encoding chaperone protein ClpB3, mitochondrial, protein MSRATAVSRLARAARAAAAARRHHAGGRDPLRALASLAGDASASAGGGARRPAWFAPPMGRLGGGGLLVPPPPPQRRLFHPTQAARYSTSSSSQITPGEFTEMAWEGVVGAVDAARMSKQQVVEAEHLMKALLEQKDGLARRIFSKAGIDNTSVLQATDEFISRQPKVVGDTSGPIIGSSFVSILDNARKHKKEYADEFVSVEHILRAFTEDKRFGQQLFRDLKIGENELKEAISAVRGSQRVTDQNPEGKYQALEKYGIDMTELARRGKLDPVIGRDDEVRRCIQILCRRTKNNPVIIGEPGVGKTAIAEGLAQRIVRGDVPEPLQNRKLISLDMGALLAGAKFQGQFEERLKAVLKEITASNGQIILFIDEIHTIVGAGAAGGAMDAGNLLKPMLGRGELRCIGATTLDEYRKYIEKDAALERRFQQVYCGEPAVEDTISILRGLRERYELHHGVKISDGALVSAAVLSDRYITGRFLPDKAIDLVDEAAAKLKMEITSKPIELDEVDREIIRLEMEKLSLKNDTDKASKQRLSKLEADLESLKQKQKNLSEHWEYEKSLMTRIRSIKEETDRVNLEIEAAEREYDLNRAAELKYGTLLSLQKQLEEAENKLMEFQQSGKSMLREEVTDVDIAEIVSKWTGIPVSNLQQSEKEKLLLLEDVLHKRVIGQDIAVKSVANAIRRSRAGLSDPNRPIASLMFMGPTGVGKTELGKTLAEFLFNTENALIRIDMSEYMEKHAVSRLVGAPPGYIGYGEGGQLTEAVRRRPYSVVLFDEIEKAHQDVFNILLQLLDDGRITDSQGRTVSFTNCVIIMTSNIGSPLILDTLRNTSDSKEAVYEIMKKQVIDMARQSFRPEFLNRIDEYIVFQPLDTTEINRIVEIQLNRVKNRLRQQKIHLQYTPEAVEHLGSLGFDPNYGARPVKRVIQQMVENEIALSVLKGDFKEDDTVLVDVSSVAIAKGLAPQKKLVLQRLENANLELVAND, encoded by the exons ATGTCACGCGCCACCGCCGTGTCCAGgctcgcgcgcgccgcccgcgccgcggcggcggcgcggcgccaccACGCTGGCGGCCGGGACCCGCTCCGCGCCCTCGCGTCGCTCGCTGGAGACGCTTCCGCTTCCGCTGGTGGTGGGGCGAGGAGGCCCGCGTGGTTCGCGCCGCCCATGGGCCGGCTCGGTGGAGGCGGGCTGCtggttccgccgccgccgccgcagcggagGCTGTTCCACCCCACGCAGGCGGCGAGGTACagcacctcgtcgtcgtctcaG ATAACTCCAGGAGAATTTACTGAGATGGCCTGGGAGGGGGTTGTCGGCGCGGTTGATGCAGCTAGAATGTCGAAGCAACAAGTAGTGGAAGCAGAGCACCTGATGAAAGCTCTTCTGGAGCAGAAGGATGGTTTAGCGCGCAGAATATTTTCGAAAGCTGGAATAGATAACACATCTGTCCTGCAAGCTACTGATGAGTTCATCTCGAGACAGCCAAAG GTTGTTGGCGATACAAGTGGACCGATCATTGGGTCAAGCTTTGTATCAATTTTGGATAATGCAAGGAAGCATAAGAAAGAATATGCTGATGAGTTTGTATCTGTTGAGCACATATTGCGAGCATTCACAGAAGATAAGAGGTTTGGACAACAGCTGTTCAGAGATCTCAAAATTGGGGAGAATGAGTTGAAGGAAGCTATCTCCGCTGTACGTGGCAGTCAGCGGGTCACAGATCAGA ATCCGGAGGGGAAGTACCAGGCTCTAGAGAAGTATGGTATTGACATGACAGAATTAGCTCGACGTGGAAAACTGGATCCTGTTATTGGCCGTGATGATGAAGTGCGACGATGCATTCAGATCCTTTGCAGGAGAACTAAGAATAATCCTGTAATTATTGGTGAGCCAGGAGTCGGCAAAACTGCTATCGCTGAAGG ATTGGCACAGCGTATTGTGCGGGGAGATGTTCCTGAACCTTTACAGAATAGAAAG CTTATTTCATTGGACATGGGAGCATTACTTGCTGGGGCTAAATTCCAAGGTCAATTTGAAGAGAGACTTAAGGCTGTTCTGAAGGAGATCACTGCCTCGAATGGGCAGATCATCTTGTTCATTGATGAGATCCACACTATTGTTGGTGCAG GAGCAGCAGGTGGGGCAATGGATGCTGGTAATTTGCTGAAGCCAATGTTAGGTCGGGGTGAACTCCGTTGCATTGGAGCAACAACACTAGATGAGTACAGGAAGTACATTGAGAAGGATGCTGCTCTGGAGCGTAGGTTCCAGCAGGTTTATTGTGGTGAGCCAGCAGTTGAGGATACAATCTCTATACTGCGTGGCCTAAGAGAGCGGTATGAACTGCACCATGGTGTCAAAATATCAGATGGAGCTCTTGTTTCTGCGGCTGTTTTATCAGATCGCTACATCACTGGACGTTTTTTGCCTGATAAAG CTATTGACCTAGTTGATGAAGCAGCTGCTAAGCTGAAAATGGAGATAACATCGAAACCTATTGAATTGGATGAGGTAGATAGGGAAATCATAAGGCTTGAAATGGAGAAGCTCTCATTGAAGAATGATACCGATAAAGCCTCCAAACAGCGACTGAGCAAGCTTGAAGCTGATCTAGAATCTCTGAAGCAGAAGCAGAAAAACCTTTCAGAACATTGGGAATATGAGAAGTCCTTGATGACTCGCATAAGATCGATCAAGGAAGAG ACTGACAGAGTTAACCTGGAGATTGAAGCTGCTGAGAGAGAGTATGATTTGAACCGTGCAGCTGAGCTCAAGTACGGAACACTTCTGTCGCTACAAAAACAGCTTGAAGAGGCTGAGAACAAACTCATGGAATTCCAGCAGTCAGGCAAGTCAATGCTTCGAGAAGAGGTGACTGATGTTGACATTGCTGAGATTGTTAGCAAGTGGACTGGTATTCCAGTGTCAAACCTTCAACAATCTGAAAAGGAAAAGCTACTGCTATTGGAAGATGTACTCCACAAGAGGGTTATTGGCCAAGATATTGCAGTGAAGTCAGTGGCTAATGCAATCCGTCGTTCTAGGGCAGGCCTATCAGACCCTAACCGTCCCATAGCAAGCTTAATGTTTATGGGTCCAACAGGTGTAGGAAAGACCGAACTGGGGAAAACACTAGCTGAATTCCTTTTCAACACAGAGAATGCTCTAATACGGATTGATATGAGCGAGTACATGGAAAAGCATGCCGTCTCCCGTTTGGTTGGAGCCCCTCCTGGCTATATTGGTTATGGGGAAGGGGGCCAACTGACAGAAGCTGTTCGTCGTAGGCCTTATTCTGTGGTTCTTTTCGATGAAATTGAGAAAGCGCACCAGGATGTGTTCAACATCTTATTGCAACTTTTGGATGATGGAAGAATAACCGACTCTCAGGGCAGAACAGTCAGCTTTACTAACTGTGTTATCATCATGACTTCAAACATTGGGTCGCCATTGATTCTTGATACGCTTAGAAACACATCAGACAGCAAGGAGGCAGTTTATGAAATAATGAAGAAGCAAGTGATTGACATGGCTCGGCAGTCATTCCGGCCAGAGTTTTTGAATAGGATAGATGAGTACATTGTATTCCAGCCGCTGGACACCACAGAGATAAATCGCATCGTGGAGATCCAG CTGAACCGAGTCAAGAACCGGCTGAGGCAACAGAAGATTCATCTGCAGTACACACCAGAAGCTGTGGAGCATCTTGGCTCTCTCGGCTTTGACCCTAACTACGGTGCTAGGCCTGTGAAGAGGGTGATCCAGCAGATGGTAGAGAACGAGATCGCCCTCAGTGTCCTGAAGGGCGACTTCAAAGAAGACGACACCGTCCTCGTCGACGTGAGCTCCGTGGCGATCGCGAAAGGCCTTGCTCCACAGAAGAAGCTTGTCCTCCAGAGGTTAGAGAATGCAAACTTAGAGTTAGTCGCCAATGACTAG
- the LOC4328516 gene encoding two-component response regulator ORR24, which yields MTVEERQGRVGGHGVSGGGGGRDQFPVGMRVLAVDDDPTCLKILENLLLRCQYHVTTTGQAATALKLLRENKDQFDLVISDVHMPDMDGFKLLELVGLEMDLPVIMLSANGETQTVMKGITHGACDYLLKPVRLEQLRTIWQHVIRRKNCDAKNRGNDDDAGQKAQGMNNEGESIGANRNKRQSRKSRDENGDDGDDSDENSNENGDSSTQKKPRVVWSVELHRKFVAAVNQLGIEKAVPKKILDLMNVENITRENVASHLQKYRLYLKRLSTDASRQANLAAAFGGRNPAYINMNSFGNYNAYGRYRTVPTAGHTQANNILTRMNSPSAFGVHGLLHSQPIQLGHAQNNLSTSLNDLGGLNNGNMIRGAQMSTILTGPSGNSFPNISNGAPLATANRSLQPLESSNQQHLSRVHSSSADPFSTLVGESPQFPDLGRTTNTWQTAVPSNIQDRGHNDNMSQATLHMNGPKIEPVSSFTSSNQIPLLGNEMQGQVASLASNVPIAFNQDTSPFNYGSSTNSRDMLNNSHVFSNSSINTSLPNLSLDNPAVPRQTLDRGNTGIVSPMQDGRIHHQAVSNQLNYNDDLMRTTGLQRGLSGGLDDIVVDMFRPDREDDGVPYIDGDWELV from the exons ATGACGGTGGAGGAGAGGCAGGGGAGGGTGGGAGGCCATGgtgtgagcggcggcggcggcgggagagacCAGTTCCCGGTCGGCATGCGGgtgctcgccgtcgacgacgaccccACCTGCCTCAAGATCCTCGAGAACCTCCTGCTTCGATGCCAGTATCACG TGACAACAACTGGTCAGGCGGCCACGGCCCTGAAGCTGCTCAGGGAGAACAAGGACCAGTTTGACCTGGTGATCAGCGACGTCCACATGCCGGACATGGATGGCTTCAAACTCCTTGAGCTTGTCGGCCTCGAGATGGACCTCCCAGTCATTA TGTTGTCTGCGAACGGGGAAACACAAACTGTCATGAAGGGTATAACCCATGGTGCATGTGACTATCTTCTGAAGCCAGTGCGTCTTGAGCAGCTAAGGACGATATGGCAACATGTGATTAGGCGTAAGAATTGTGATGCTAAGAACCGTGGTAACGATGATGACGCTGGTCAGAAGGCACAGGGAATGAACAATGAAGGTGAGAGTATTGGTGCTAACCGCAACAAGAGGCAGTCACGGAAAAGTAGAGATGAGAATggagatgatggtgatgattCTGATGAGAACAGTAATGAGAATGGAGACTCATCAACACAGAAGAAGCCAAGGGTCGTGTGGTCTGTTGAGCTGCACCGAAAGTTTGTGGCTGCTGTTAACCAGCTTGGCATCGAGA AGGCTGTTCCAAAGAAAATATTGGATCTCATGAATGTAGAGAACATCACCAGGGAGAATGTTGCTAGTCATTTGCAG AAGTATCGGCTGTACCTTAAACGGTTGAGCACTGATGCAAGCAGGCAGGCTAACCTTGCAGCTGCATTTGGAGGAAGGAACCCTGCTTACATAAACATGAATTCATTTGGAAACTACAACGCATATGGTAGATACCGTACAGTCCCAACTGCTGGCCATACCCAGGCAAACAACATTCTTACTAGGATGAACTCCCCTTCTGCGTTTGGTGTTCATGGTTTGCTGCATTCACAGCCAATTCAGTTAGGACATGCCCAAAATAATCTGAGCACTTCACTGAATGATTTAGGAGGGCTTAATAATGGTAACATGATCAGAGGTGCACAGATGTCAACAATTCTAACTGGTCCTTCTGGTAACTCCTTTCCAAACATATCGAATGGTGCACCGCTGGCAACTGCAAACAGATCACTGCAACCTCTTGAGTCGAGCAATCAGCAACACCTTAGTCGGGTGCATTCATCTTCTGCAGATCCATTTAGCACACTTGTTGGTGAGTCTCCCCAGTTTCCTGATCTTGGAAGAACCACCAATACTTGGCAAACTGCGGTTCCATCCAACATTCAGGATCGTGGTCACAATGATAACATGTCGCAAGCCACCCTGCATATGAATGGCCCCAAAATTGAACCTGTCTCAAGCTTCACATCATCCAATCAGATTCCGCTGCTGGGAAATGAGATGCAGGGCCAAGTAGCATCACTAGCTAGCAATGTTCCAATAGCATTCAATCAGGACACATCACCATTCAACTATGGAAGCAGCACAAACTCAAGAGACATGCTAAATAACAGCCATGTATTTAGTAACTCCAGCATCAACACATCGTTGCCCAACCTTAGCTTAGACAATCCGGCTGTACCAAGGCAGACACTGGATCGTGGGAATACGGGCATTGTTTCTCCCATGCAAGATGGAAGGATTCATCACCAAGCTGTTAGCAATCAGCTAAACTATAATGACGATCTTATGCGGACAACTGGGCTGCAAAGGGGTCTCAGTGGTGGTCTAGATGACATTGTTGTTGACATGTTTAGGCCG GACCGCGAAGACGACGGCGTTCCTTACATCGATGGGGACTGGGAGCTGGTCTAG